The Alosa sapidissima isolate fAloSap1 chromosome 16, fAloSap1.pri, whole genome shotgun sequence genome has a segment encoding these proteins:
- the LOC121685864 gene encoding semaphorin-4G-like, with the protein MIGIRGASVARLSSRTGLPGMATHDALLLLVLWLCCLSAWGGYPFRPPLELDVTPRTTVFASGLLGCERFQGSVVNYSTLLLEEKGERVEKAGEAQGGEEGEAGGGGGGVLYVGARGAVYALQANNISASPPRTIEWEAPVDQKKQCLNKGRDNKTECFNHIRFLQRFNSTHLYTCGTHAFKPLCAYIDADKFQISSGFEEGREKCPYDPAKGYTGLLIDEQMYTATQYEFRSSPDIKRNSPTPTIKTEEAPTRWLLEADFVGSALVRESLNSSVGDDDKIYFFFTEKSQEQTAFGGQGRVARVARICKGDRGGHLTLQRKWTSFLKARLTCSLHDYQLHFNVLRSIFTIRGVSAQDTLFYGIFGLEWKNVKASAICQYSIGDMWQVFEGPYMESQDTSFKWSEYTGKTPEPRPGSCITDRLRAKGMNSSFDLPDDVLHFVRRHPLMFQQVQPRLQRPLLFKRSTDYTQLAVHSQPALDGHTYSVLFIGTDEGWLHRAVEVEGRLHIIEELQLFEQAQPVDSIVISGTQRSVYVGSASEVVQLPMSTCGRYASCYDCVFSRDPFCAWDGDGEQCVEVSTHSDRSNLTQDIQQGNRGCENETADVLQRRRLVMQGDDVLLQCELSSNVASPEWTLDGVRLQGYGLDSGFRVGTDGLLLISVRPEQSGHYRCFALENGARMPMAAYEVAVLTERPPVHPPDPAVEPTQPPEDLAGTEDLTTQQPGLHTSRPPSQSSTSSATRPQHHSLTPPPPAPPLLPRSDFLSLKNMEAMYLSLVTILGGLCLVLTVVLLYVGFCVSGRRGKYSLSRAQRHRCGGALELRTVSSHCNGTCRPGRGDSHVDGLLQIVPGEGQASPNKDHALLPPAPPLPPPPVTEAEFANGLAATLPSVLRKMNGNSYVLLRQSESESTSPLYYSFTEELSRILEKRKHTQLVSKPDESSV; encoded by the exons ATGATTGGTATAAGGGGGGCCTCTGTTGCCCGTCTCTCCTCACGGACAGGGTTGCCAGGAATGGCGACCCACGATGCTTTGCTGCTGCTTGTGCTATGGCTGTGCTGTTTGTCGGCGTGGGGGGGCTACCCCTTCAGGCCACCGCTGGAGCTGGACGTCACCCCGCGAACCACCGTGTTTGCCAGCg GGCTTCTCGGGTGTGAGCGGTTCCAAGGCTCTGTGGTGAACTACAGCACCCTGCTGctggaggagaagggagagagagtggagaaggCGGGGGAGGCTCAGGGAGGTGAAGAGGGcgaggctggaggaggaggaggaggagtgctgTACGTCGGAGCCAGGGGTGCTGTTTACGCCCTACAGGCCAACAACATCTCAGCCAGCCCACCACGCACA ATCGAGTGGGAGGCCCCAGTGGACCAGAAGAAACAGTGCCTCAATAAGGGCAGAGACAACAAA ACTGAGTGCTTCAATCACATCCGGTTCCTGCAGCGCTTCAATAGCACACACCTATACACGTGTGGAACACATGCCTTCAAGCCCCTCTGTGCATACATT GATGCAGACAAGTTTCAGATTTCTTCTGGGTTCGAGGAGGGACGTGAGAAGTGTCCGTATGACCCTGCGAAAGGCTACACCGGACTCCTCATAG ATGAGCAAATGTACACGGCCACTCAGTATGAGTTCAGGAGCTCCCCTGACATCAAGCGGAACTctcccacccccaccatcaAGACAGAGGAGGCCCCCACAAGATGGCTCCTGG AGGCAGACTTTGTGGGCTCGGCGTTGGTGCGCGAGAGCCTGAACAGCTCAGTGGGCGATGACGACAAGATCTACTTCTTCTTTACGGAGAAGAGCCAGGAGCAGACGGCCTTTGGCGGTCAGGGCCGAGTCGCCCGCGTCGCCCGCATCTGCAAG ggTGACCGTGGGGGTCACCTGACACTACAGAGGAAGTGGACGTCCTTCCTGAAAGCACGGCTCACCTGCTCGCTGCATGACTACCAGCTCCACTTCAATGTCCTGCGCAGCATCTTCACCATCAGAGGAGTCTCGGCGCAGGACACCCTCTTCTACGGCATCTTCGGACTGGAGTG GAAAAACGTGAAGGCGTCAGCCATCTGTCAGTACTCCATTGGGGACATGTGGCAGGTGTTTGAAGGGCCCTACATGGAGAGCCAGGACACCAGTTTCAAGTGGAGCGAGTACACGGGCAAGACCCCCGAACCGCGCCCCGGATCG tgCATCACGGACAGGCTGCGGGCCAAGGGCATGAACTCGTCCTTTGACCTGCCGGACGACGTGTTGCACTTTGTGCGCCGGCACCCACTCATGTTCCAGCAGGTGCAGCCACGGCTGCAGCGCCCCCTGCTGTTCAAGCGCAGCACGGACTACACCCAGCTGGCCGTCCACAGCCAGCCTGCGCTGGACGGCCACACGTACAGCGTGCTTTTCATCGGGACAG ATGAGGGCTGGCTACACAGAGCTGTAGAGGTCGAAGGTCGTCTGCATATCATTGAGGAGCTACAGCTCTTTGAGCAGGCCCAGCCTGTGGACAGTATTGTCATCTCCGGAACTCAG aggagtgtgtatgtgggctcTGCCTCCGAGGTGGTGCAGTTGCCCATGTCCACCTGTGGCAGGTACGCCTCCTGCTATGACTGCGTGTTCTCCAGAGACCCCTTCTGTGCctgggatggggatggggagcAGTGTGTGGAGGTCTCGACTCACTCTgacag GTCTAATCTGACGCAGGACATTCAGCAGGGGAACCGGGGTTGTGAGAATGAGACGGCAGATG TCTTGCAGCGCAGACGCTTGGTGATGCAAGGCGACGATGTGCTGCTGCAATGTGAGCTGAGCTCCAACGTGGCATCGCCGGAGTGGACCCTCGATGGCGTGCGTCTCCAGGGCTACGGGCTGGACTCGGGTTTCCGCGTGGGCACCGACGGCCTGCTGCTGATCTCCGTGCGGCCCGAGCAGAGTGGCCACTACCGCTGCTTCGCCTTGGAGAATGGCGCGCGCATGCCCATGGCCGCCTACGAGGTCGCCGTCCTCACGGAACGACCTCCGGTGCACCCGCCCGACCCCGCAGTCGAGCCCACGCAGCCGCCCGAGGACCTTGCCGGCACAGAGGACCTCACCACCCAGCAGCCCGGTCTACACACCTCTCGTCCCCCCAGCCAGAGCTCCACCAGCTCCGCCACTCGGCCCCAGCACCACTCCTTGACCCCTCCCCCGCCCGCCCCTCCCCTGCTGCCCCGCTCCGACTTCCTGTCCCTGAAAAACATGGAGGCCATGTACCTGTCCCTGGTGACCATCCTGGGTGGGCTGTGCCTGGTGCTGACCGTGGTGCTGCTCTACGTGGGCTTCTGTGTGAGCGGGCGGCGGGGGAAATACTCGCTGTCCCGTGCCCAGCGCCACCGCTGCGGCGGCGCCCTGGAGCTCCGCACCGTCTCCTCGCACTGCAACGGGACGTGCCGGCCGGGGAGGGGCGACTCGCACGTTGACGGGCTCCTCCAGATCGTGCCCGGCGAGGGCCAGGCCTCGCCCAACAAGGACCACGCCTTGCTCCCGCCCGCTCCGCCCTTGCCGCCACCGCCCGTGACTGAGGCGGAGTTCGCCAACGGGCTGGCAGCGACGCTACCCAGCGTGCTGAGGAAGATGAATGGGAACAGCTACGTGCTGCTGCGCCAGAGCGAATCAGAGAGCACCTCGCCACTCTACTACTCCTTCACCGAGGAGCTCAGCCGCATCCTGGAGAAGAGGAAGCACACGCAGCTGGTGTCCAAGCCAGATGAGAGCTCTGTGTAA